The uncultured Devosia sp. sequence CGTGCAGCGACCAAAGTGCCAAATTGCTCACCGTCCTCACAGTGCCGACCAACTGGCTACCGTTGAAAAACTCGAACGTTCCCCCGTGCGATACCGCACCCGACAGCGTCGCCGTCAGGACGACCGCTTCGCCGGAGCGAGAGGGGTTGGGCGTGGCAGTCAGCGACAGCGTGGTGGTGGCCAGGGCATATTTGAAATCGACCGGTGCGCTCTGTTCGCTGCCCACCGTGACACGGACGGGAACCGTGCCGGTCGCGCCGGCCGGAACCGTTGCTGTCAACGTGGTTGAATTTTGGACCGACACATTGGTCGCCGCCGCGTTGCCAAACTGCACGGACGTGTCACCCGCGACGAAATTTCTTCCTGTGATCGTGACGGCGTACCCTCCCGCGGGGATACCGAAAGCAGGCGAGATGGCGGCAATAGCGGGAAGACCGGGTAAAATCCTGATCGTTTCGCCTGAAAACTCAACCGGCTGAGTGGATGAGATGAGTGTCGTTTTGTGCGACCCAATTGCCGCAATGTCGTTAATTCTAAAATTTGCGATATTTGAGCAGTACTGCCCTGGTTCAAGTGGCATGGATTTTAGTCCAATGAGTGTAACCTGCGTCCCTGGACCAATTCTCCCTACCCCGCAGTTAGGGAAACTTCCGTCATATATTCCATCCAGGGGATAGACATTAGGAATAAGTGCATCAACTACCAGTTCGCCAATTCTGGACGAGGTGTTGTTTTTAATTGTAATCGTCGCGGTGACCACATCATTTCTGCGGACCTCGCCCAGATTGTATGTGACGGTGACTGACACTTGGCCGAACGCGGCCTGAAACGGGGAGAGCGCAAAAATCGCCAGGAGCGCCAAAGCCATGGCCTGAAGCAGGCGGAGCATTCCACTGCCGCGCGAATGCTGAATGCCCTGGCTGGGGGCACTGAGCGCCGAGGCGAAGTTCCGCCGACCACCGGACAATATCCCGACAGTGCCTTTATCTTTGGGAAAGACACGGCCCTGCGCCACCATACTCACGACAGCACCAATCAGCCCGGCGGCCACGACCGCAAGGCGCCCTCGGCTCTCCGTCCCGCCCGACTGTCGCCCTGTCCGATCCCGCATCCCGCACTCCCCTGGTGCGGATGGTCATGCACGTTCATCCATGGCCTGTCTGTCGGGCGGGAACCTACAAACAGGCCAAAAACGGTCGATTTTGACGCTTTTCGGCGCCCGCGACCGCTCTCGCGACGGACGCTTGATGGCAGTGGCCGCTGCCCCAATCGCATTCTCTTAACGTCCGGCGCCCTAAACTCCCGCAAACAGGGGGCGACTCATGGCCAAGAAGAAGCAGCAATCGAACTGGGTGGGTTGGGTCATCCTCGGCGTGATCGGCCTCGGCATCTATCACTTCGGGATTGCCAATCCGCAGGGCACGCCCGGGCGCACCAGTTCCGTCGCGAGGCCGGCGCAACCGGCAACAGCGACACCCGCCCCGGCGCCGCTCTCGGCGCCCCGCTATGTCAATGTGGCTACGCTCAATGTCCGGCACACGCCCGATACGTCGGGCCCGCTGATCATGACCTTGCCGCGCGGCACGGCGCTGCATGTGCTCGGCCGCGAGAATGGCTGGCTGCTGATCGACGTCAACCCGACGCTCGAAGGCTGGGTGTCAGAGCAGCTCACCACCACCCAGGCGCCGCAGCAGCGCCTCGTGCCACCCGCCGGCTTGACCGGCTCGCGCTAGGCGCCCGCCCCTCAGCCGAACTTGCGCTTCGCGTCCATGGCGAGGCCCAGCCCTACGCTGCCCAGCACGTCGGTGCGGACCAGGTCGGCCGCCGGAAACATTTCGCGCAACCTTCCGGCAATGGCTGGAACCTGGGTCGAGCCGCCCGTCAGGATCAGGCTGTCGATATCCCGGATCGTCACCCCCGCCCGCTTCAGCGTCTCGCCAATCGTGGCCTCGATGCGCTGCACGGAATGCTCCAGCGCCGCCGTCAGGTCGTGGATGGTCATCACG is a genomic window containing:
- a CDS encoding SH3 domain-containing protein, whose translation is MAKKKQQSNWVGWVILGVIGLGIYHFGIANPQGTPGRTSSVARPAQPATATPAPAPLSAPRYVNVATLNVRHTPDTSGPLIMTLPRGTALHVLGRENGWLLIDVNPTLEGWVSEQLTTTQAPQQRLVPPAGLTGSR